The Magnolia sinica isolate HGM2019 chromosome 10, MsV1, whole genome shotgun sequence genome includes a window with the following:
- the LOC131258359 gene encoding uncharacterized protein LOC131258359 yields MGRCFTDRSIPCCGPHVLSDFYWHSQRFRGYWKQLQDGNLSPCILLPVVSSRDEADDCDGVGITSAAFNFVRDVSKRAESWLNFPLPFDDDNCRSNKSTAASAAVTNQYQYTVTELQG; encoded by the exons ATGGGCCGTTGCTTCACTGATCGCTCCATcccctgctgtgggccccacgtactcTCTGATTTTTACTGGCATTCACAACGATTTCGAGGATATTGGAAGCAGCTTCAAGACGGGAATCTCTCGCCTTGCATCCTCCTTCCTGTGGTTTCGTCCCGCGATGAGGCGGATGATTGCGACGGAGTCGGAATCACTTCTGCGGCCTTTAATTTCGTAAGGGATGTGTCCAAACGGGCAGAGTCTTGGTTGAATTTTCCATTGCCATTCGATGACGACa ATTGTAGAAGCAATAAGTCTACTGCAGCATCAGCAGCAGTGACAAATCAGTACCAATACACAGTTACAGAGCTCCAAGGATGA